The following proteins are encoded in a genomic region of Mycolicibacterium rutilum:
- a CDS encoding TetR/AcrR family transcriptional regulator, giving the protein MPSRPDVDAGIADATLALLRRRGPKAVTVEAVAASSGIAKTTIYRRHRDRRDMLAAALTRVTTPDPLEPDADAPDRLRWIISEAVKAIDVGIGFGGLAAMLTDEDPEFNKLFRRILAEQRADLESVIDAAEADGSFRADVDSTTFIDAVVGAVIAERARTGRLSRGWEARLFDLFWPVVRP; this is encoded by the coding sequence ATGCCCTCGCGACCCGACGTCGACGCCGGCATCGCCGACGCCACGCTCGCGCTGCTGCGCCGCCGGGGACCCAAGGCCGTCACTGTCGAAGCGGTGGCCGCGAGCTCGGGCATCGCCAAAACCACCATCTACCGACGCCACCGCGACCGCCGCGACATGCTCGCCGCCGCGCTGACACGCGTCACCACCCCCGACCCGCTCGAGCCGGATGCCGACGCCCCCGACCGACTGCGCTGGATCATCAGCGAAGCCGTCAAGGCCATCGATGTCGGCATCGGTTTCGGCGGTCTTGCCGCGATGCTCACCGACGAGGACCCCGAATTCAACAAGCTCTTTCGCCGCATCCTCGCCGAGCAGCGCGCCGATCTGGAGTCGGTCATCGACGCGGCCGAGGCCGACGGGTCGTTTCGCGCCGACGTCGACAGCACCACCTTCATCGACGCCGTGGTCGGCGCGGTCATCGCCGAGCGCGCCCGCACCGGCCGACTCTCAAGAGGATGGGAAGCGCGACTCTTCGACCTTTTCTGGCCGGTCGTCCGCCCCTGA